A stretch of the Polaribacter pacificus genome encodes the following:
- a CDS encoding TonB-dependent receptor, producing the protein MQKSLSITAFLLMSTLAFSQQTKTVAKDTIKTEVVNVISSYSPSISDAFKIKNNPNIKLSAKTQKKTVRYEIYSAPVASTFSPKTGAVKALEMSVRELAYKNYLAAGFGNNTTVFLEAFLQHSTRPDNEFGLYTNFNSSEGNIDNIVLDNNYSNLHLGTYYKQAYTKMNLELGADFKRDQYNWYGLPASIPFNAATINAIDEAQVYTNFDLSANFDFQDSNLKNTDLLLSYFTDDYNSKELRLSAAPQWQFSLNKINENLTDLTLDVTLDYLTGSTDQTYGSVAKREHGFFTMGLAPKYYLNYNDLEVKLGAKAYLASDLENKSNQFFIYPDVQISYPLMEDYISMYVGAGGDLKTNSYKGFAEENRFISPTQMITQTNEKYSVFGGFNGKITPVVGYHIKASYHNEEDKALFIRNNSKSNGTAAAALKGYEYGNSFSVIYDDVKTFSLFGQVSFNLSKDLQLGVQGTLNSFDLSTESTAWNLPKLTGEIFGNYTSDKWYAGTNIYYARKQYDVTYAATYPSARTGAQTLKSYIDVNLNGGYYINKKFTAFVKINNLLNSDYARQANFNVQGFQVLGGVSYKFDF; encoded by the coding sequence ATGCAAAAATCACTAAGCATAACCGCATTTCTATTGATGAGTACTCTTGCATTTTCGCAGCAGACTAAAACAGTAGCAAAGGACACCATTAAAACAGAAGTTGTCAATGTAATAAGCTCATACAGCCCAAGCATTTCGGATGCCTTTAAAATTAAGAACAACCCTAATATAAAGCTCAGCGCTAAAACGCAAAAGAAAACAGTTAGATACGAAATCTATTCTGCACCAGTTGCATCGACCTTTTCACCTAAAACCGGTGCTGTAAAAGCCTTGGAAATGAGTGTAAGAGAGCTGGCGTATAAAAATTATCTTGCTGCTGGTTTTGGAAACAATACCACCGTTTTTTTAGAGGCCTTTTTACAACACAGTACGCGCCCAGATAACGAGTTTGGTTTGTACACAAATTTTAATTCATCAGAAGGAAACATAGACAATATTGTCTTAGACAATAATTATTCTAACCTGCATTTAGGAACCTATTACAAGCAGGCTTATACCAAAATGAACCTAGAGTTAGGTGCTGATTTTAAAAGAGATCAGTACAATTGGTATGGACTTCCTGCAAGCATCCCTTTTAACGCTGCAACCATCAACGCGATTGATGAAGCTCAGGTGTATACTAATTTTGATCTAAGTGCCAATTTTGATTTTCAAGATTCGAACCTTAAAAACACAGACCTGTTATTATCGTATTTTACCGATGACTACAACAGCAAGGAACTTCGATTATCAGCAGCTCCTCAATGGCAATTTTCGCTGAATAAAATCAATGAAAACTTAACAGATCTAACCTTAGATGTAACTCTTGATTACCTAACCGGTTCTACGGATCAAACCTACGGATCAGTAGCAAAAAGAGAGCACGGATTTTTTACCATGGGTCTTGCTCCAAAATACTATTTAAACTACAATGATCTAGAAGTAAAACTTGGGGCCAAAGCCTACTTAGCATCTGATTTAGAAAACAAAAGCAATCAGTTTTTTATCTATCCTGATGTTCAGATAAGCTATCCTTTGATGGAAGATTATATTTCTATGTACGTGGGTGCAGGTGGTGATTTAAAAACCAATTCATATAAAGGTTTTGCAGAAGAAAATCGTTTTATTTCTCCAACCCAAATGATTACTCAAACCAACGAAAAGTATAGTGTTTTTGGTGGGTTTAATGGAAAGATTACCCCAGTAGTTGGATATCATATTAAAGCCAGTTACCACAACGAAGAAGACAAGGCTTTGTTTATTAGAAACAATAGCAAATCTAACGGAACTGCCGCAGCAGCTTTAAAAGGATATGAATACGGAAATTCTTTTTCTGTAATTTATGACGATGTTAAAACTTTTAGCTTATTTGGTCAAGTTTCTTTTAACCTAAGCAAAGACCTTCAGCTTGGTGTACAAGGAACCTTAAATTCTTTTGATTTAAGTACAGAAAGTACCGCTTGGAATTTGCCAAAATTAACAGGTGAAATCTTTGGAAATTATACTAGCGATAAATGGTATGCCGGCACCAATATTTACTATGCAAGAAAACAATATGATGTTACCTATGCTGCAACATATCCTTCTGCAAGAACTGGGGCTCAAACGCTAAAATCATATATCGATGTTAATCTAAATGGAGGTTATTACATCAATAAAAAATTTACGGCTTTTGTAAAAATCAACAACCTTTTAAACAGCGATTATGCAAGACAAGCTAATTTTAATGTTCAAGGTTTTCAGGTCTTAGGAGGTGTGAGTTATAAATTCGATTTCTAA
- a CDS encoding M20/M25/M40 family metallo-hydrolase has protein sequence MKTPKLLLLSFIVLLAACKENKETPKANSALSENEKVDAANIKSIFNTALTQGKSYEWLRELTTDIGGRMSGSPEAAKAVLWGEQVMKDAGLDSVWLQPAMVPHWIRGEKEVANYIVDGKKIDIALTALGGSIATPKEGITAEVIEVKSIEEAEKLGEKLRGKIVFFNRPFDDTLINTFSAYGGCVDQRVNGAATAGKYGAKAVLVRSMTSKIDDYPHTGTMRYGDIPESQYIPTAAISTIAAERLSIHLKEQTKIKVYFKQSCKNLPKTKSFNVIGQITGTENPEKVLVVGGHLDSWDLGDGAHDDGTGIVQSLEVLHLFKTNNIKPKNTIRVVFFMDEEQGGGGADAYAKAVKTSKEIHIGAIESDAGGHTPRGFTIDANPENTELLKSWKKLLAPYGLHDITKGGSGADISPLKSEAVTLVGYRPDSQRYFDYHHAATDTFDKVNKRELELGSASMASLIYLMDKYLYSNSPIKP, from the coding sequence ATGAAAACACCTAAGCTACTACTTTTAAGTTTTATTGTTCTTCTGGCTGCATGCAAGGAAAACAAAGAAACTCCGAAAGCAAACTCTGCCCTATCTGAAAATGAAAAGGTTGATGCTGCAAACATCAAATCAATTTTTAACACTGCCCTTACCCAAGGAAAATCATACGAATGGCTTAGAGAGCTAACTACTGATATTGGTGGGAGAATGTCTGGATCACCAGAGGCTGCCAAGGCTGTACTTTGGGGAGAACAGGTAATGAAAGATGCGGGATTGGATTCTGTATGGCTGCAACCTGCCATGGTTCCACATTGGATTCGAGGAGAAAAAGAAGTTGCCAATTATATTGTTGATGGAAAAAAAATAGACATTGCTCTTACTGCTCTTGGGGGTTCTATTGCCACACCAAAAGAAGGAATTACCGCTGAAGTAATCGAAGTAAAAAGCATAGAAGAAGCAGAAAAATTAGGTGAAAAACTACGTGGAAAAATCGTATTTTTTAACCGCCCATTTGACGATACACTTATCAATACGTTTAGTGCTTATGGAGGTTGTGTTGATCAGCGCGTAAACGGTGCTGCTACAGCCGGTAAATATGGTGCCAAGGCTGTGCTGGTTAGATCTATGACCAGTAAAATTGATGACTATCCACATACTGGAACTATGCGCTATGGCGATATCCCAGAAAGTCAGTACATCCCTACTGCAGCTATCAGTACGATTGCAGCAGAGCGGTTAAGCATTCATTTAAAAGAACAGACAAAAATTAAAGTATACTTTAAACAAAGCTGTAAAAACTTACCAAAGACAAAATCGTTTAATGTTATAGGACAGATTACAGGTACAGAAAACCCAGAAAAAGTATTGGTCGTAGGTGGTCATTTAGATTCTTGGGATCTTGGAGACGGTGCCCATGATGACGGAACCGGAATTGTTCAATCTTTAGAGGTATTGCACCTGTTTAAAACAAACAATATTAAACCAAAAAACACCATCCGTGTGGTTTTCTTTATGGATGAAGAACAAGGGGGTGGTGGTGCTGATGCCTATGCAAAAGCTGTTAAAACATCAAAAGAGATCCATATTGGAGCCATAGAATCTGATGCAGGTGGACATACACCAAGAGGGTTTACTATTGATGCCAATCCAGAAAATACTGAGCTTTTAAAAAGCTGGAAAAAACTACTAGCGCCTTATGGCTTGCACGATATTACCAAAGGTGGTAGTGGAGCAGATATTTCTCCGTTAAAATCAGAAGCTGTTACCTTGGTTGGATACAGACCAGATAGTCAACGTTATTTTGATTATCACCATGCCGCTACTGATACCTTTGACAAGGTAAACAAAAGAGAGCTAGAATTAGGTAGTGCATCTATGGCAAGCTTAATTTATCTAATGGATAAATATTTATATAGCAACAGCCCAATCAAACCTTAA
- a CDS encoding DoxX family protein: MSLTVQIIAYLFGALLMFAGIMHLIKPQIFKHFIPAIFPKKTVNYIIGIIEFALGLGLFIHQTQKESALGVFGLMLFFLPIHIWDATKARPAIGSKKMAYFRIPLQFVLLYFAYLIYIES, translated from the coding sequence ATGTCTTTAACGGTACAGATTATTGCCTATCTTTTTGGAGCACTTTTAATGTTTGCTGGAATTATGCACCTGATAAAGCCGCAAATTTTTAAGCACTTTATTCCTGCTATTTTCCCAAAGAAAACGGTCAATTATATCATTGGAATCATAGAGTTTGCTCTTGGCCTTGGTTTGTTTATACATCAAACTCAAAAAGAAAGTGCCTTGGGTGTTTTTGGATTGATGCTGTTCTTTTTACCCATACATATTTGGGATGCAACCAAAGCAAGACCGGCAATTGGCAGCAAAAAAATGGCCTATTTTAGAATACCCTTACAGTTTGTCTTACTATATTTCGCTTATTTAATTTATATAGAATCATGA
- a CDS encoding amidohydrolase — protein MKKLVVVLMCVSLFSCHKNTQVDLIVYNATIYTVNETFETAQSIAIKDGKFVAIGTDKEIRDSYTSTNSIDAENKPLYPGLIDAHCHFYRLGLQQQKVDLSGTQSYDEVLERLVQFQKEKNSSFITGRGWDQNDWPVKEFPTKEKLDKLFPNTPVAVGRVDGHALLVNEAALKASGLSSKDTNIKVTGGEFIVKNGRLTGVLIDAAMDFIKIPGPNKDEAIEGLLAAQKISFSYGLTTVDDAGLDKLEIELIDSLQQAGDLEMRIYAMVSATQDNLDYYTNKGIIKTDRLNVRSFKVYGDGALGSRGAAMKKPYSDRDNHYGALIFAPERYTQIAKQIAKSDYQMNTHAIGDSTNYWILKTYKDVLTDAKNRRWRIEHAQIISENDFNYFDNIIPSIQPTHATSDMYWAGDRIGAERMKGAYAFKKLLNTYGKVALGTDFPVENVNPFYTFYAAVARKDLNNYPANGFQMENALTREETLRGMTIWAAYSNFEEDEKGSIEVGKFADFVILDRDLMTVESAKIPDTKVLATYVNGQKVYEN, from the coding sequence ATGAAAAAATTAGTAGTAGTTTTAATGTGCGTAAGTTTGTTTTCTTGCCACAAAAATACCCAGGTCGATTTAATTGTTTACAATGCAACCATTTATACGGTAAACGAAACTTTTGAAACCGCTCAGAGTATTGCCATAAAAGACGGCAAGTTTGTAGCTATCGGAACAGATAAAGAAATTAGAGATAGCTATACTAGCACCAATAGTATTGATGCAGAGAATAAGCCACTATACCCAGGTTTAATTGATGCACACTGTCACTTTTACCGCTTAGGATTACAACAGCAAAAGGTAGATTTATCAGGTACTCAAAGCTATGATGAAGTCTTAGAACGCTTGGTTCAATTTCAAAAAGAGAAAAACAGTTCATTTATCACAGGTCGTGGCTGGGATCAAAACGATTGGCCTGTAAAAGAGTTTCCAACCAAAGAAAAACTAGACAAATTATTTCCAAATACGCCAGTTGCGGTTGGCCGTGTAGATGGTCATGCCCTTTTGGTAAATGAAGCAGCATTAAAAGCTTCTGGACTATCATCTAAAGACACAAACATTAAAGTAACCGGTGGTGAGTTTATTGTAAAAAATGGTCGTTTAACGGGTGTACTTATTGATGCTGCTATGGATTTTATTAAGATTCCTGGGCCAAACAAGGATGAGGCTATAGAAGGTTTGCTAGCAGCTCAGAAAATTTCATTTAGCTATGGTTTAACCACGGTAGATGACGCTGGTTTGGACAAGCTAGAAATTGAATTGATAGACAGCTTACAACAAGCAGGAGATCTAGAAATGAGAATTTACGCAATGGTATCTGCCACTCAAGACAACCTTGATTATTACACCAACAAAGGCATTATTAAAACAGACAGACTAAACGTACGCTCTTTTAAAGTATATGGTGACGGCGCTTTAGGTTCTCGTGGAGCTGCCATGAAGAAACCTTATTCGGATAGAGACAATCATTATGGTGCCTTAATTTTTGCACCTGAGCGCTATACACAGATTGCCAAGCAGATTGCCAAATCTGACTACCAAATGAACACACATGCCATTGGTGATTCTACCAATTACTGGATCTTAAAGACCTATAAAGATGTGTTGACTGATGCAAAAAATCGTCGTTGGAGAATTGAGCACGCGCAAATCATTTCGGAAAATGACTTTAATTATTTTGACAATATAATCCCATCTATCCAACCTACCCATGCCACTAGTGATATGTACTGGGCTGGTGATAGAATTGGTGCAGAAAGAATGAAAGGGGCCTATGCTTTTAAAAAATTGCTAAACACCTATGGAAAAGTTGCATTAGGTACTGATTTCCCAGTAGAAAATGTAAATCCTTTTTATACCTTCTATGCAGCCGTAGCAAGAAAAGATTTAAACAATTATCCTGCAAACGGTTTCCAAATGGAAAATGCACTGACCAGAGAAGAAACGCTTAGAGGAATGACTATTTGGGCAGCCTATTCTAATTTTGAAGAGGATGAAAAAGGAAGTATTGAAGTGGGTAAATTTGCAGATTTTGTAATTTTAGACAGAGATTTAATGACGGTAGAAAGCGCTAAGATTCCAGACACAAAAGTGCTTGCCACGTATGTAAATGGCCAAAAGGTTTATGAAAACTGA
- a CDS encoding FKBP-type peptidyl-prolyl cis-trans isomerase: MKAFYLLLVVFLCLSCSSDLGDFDNENDQELLAYIESHNLNAQKTASGLYYVITKEGTGVKPKSNSTVTVNYKGYFTNDRLFDEGKNATFNLQNVIAGWREGLTYFNEDTEGYLLIPSKLGYGNASTNSIPGGSPLIFSIHLLKVY; encoded by the coding sequence ATGAAAGCTTTTTATTTACTTTTAGTAGTTTTTTTATGCCTGTCTTGCAGTAGTGATTTAGGCGATTTTGACAATGAAAACGACCAAGAACTATTGGCTTATATTGAGAGTCACAATTTAAATGCGCAAAAAACAGCCTCTGGTTTGTACTATGTAATTACCAAAGAAGGAACAGGTGTTAAACCCAAAAGCAACAGCACTGTAACAGTAAATTATAAAGGGTATTTTACAAATGACCGCTTGTTTGACGAAGGTAAAAACGCCACCTTTAACCTGCAAAATGTCATCGCAGGATGGAGAGAAGGCTTGACCTATTTTAACGAAGACACAGAAGGCTATTTATTAATCCCTTCTAAATTGGGCTACGGAAATGCATCAACAAATAGCATCCCTGGTGGCTCTCCCTTGATTTTTAGCATACACTTGCTAAAGGTATATTAA
- the trpA gene encoding tryptophan synthase subunit alpha, which yields MNSIQQIFQNKKSKVLSIFFTAGFPKLEDTKTIIKELHQAKVDFVEVGLPYSDPLADGPTIQHSSQIALQNGMNLDLVFEQLKEIKDSHNMPLVLMGYLNQLLTYGEDKFCQACVDCGIDTVILPDLPMIEYENHYQKLFESYGISNVFLITPHTSEERIRKIDSYTTAFIYVVASAAITGAKGEISTAQIAYFERIKAMKLQSNLVVGFGISDQSTFQTVCSYAQGAIIGSAFIKQLEKNGVQGVQPFVKSILA from the coding sequence ATGAATTCAATACAGCAGATATTTCAAAATAAGAAGTCCAAAGTACTATCGATATTTTTTACCGCAGGTTTTCCAAAATTAGAGGATACCAAGACCATTATTAAAGAATTGCATCAGGCAAAAGTTGATTTTGTTGAAGTGGGATTGCCTTATTCGGATCCACTTGCAGACGGTCCAACCATTCAGCACAGCAGTCAGATAGCCTTGCAAAATGGAATGAATTTAGATTTGGTATTTGAGCAGCTAAAAGAAATCAAAGACAGCCATAATATGCCCTTGGTATTAATGGGCTACCTCAATCAATTATTAACCTATGGTGAGGATAAATTTTGCCAAGCTTGTGTAGATTGTGGCATTGATACGGTTATCCTTCCAGATTTGCCGATGATTGAATATGAAAATCACTATCAAAAATTGTTTGAAAGCTATGGTATTAGCAATGTCTTTTTAATAACACCACATACCTCTGAAGAGCGTATTCGAAAGATTGACAGCTATACAACTGCATTTATTTATGTGGTGGCATCTGCTGCTATTACCGGAGCAAAAGGAGAAATTTCTACAGCTCAGATTGCTTATTTTGAACGTATCAAAGCCATGAAACTACAGAGCAATCTGGTTGTGGGCTTTGGGATCTCTGACCAGTCTACTTTTCAGACTGTTTGCAGCTACGCACAGGGAGCAATTATCGGATCTGCTTTTATTAAACAGTTAGAAAAAAACGGAGTTCAAGGAGTTCAGCCCTTTGTAAAAAGTATACTTGCTTAA
- the trpB gene encoding tryptophan synthase subunit beta: protein MKSKFQPNEHGYYGQFGGAFIPELLYPNVKELEDNYLDIINSEEFQSAYKSLLKDYVGRPSPLYLAPRLSEKYKAHIYLKREDLNHTGAHKVNNTIGQILIAKKLGKTKIIAETGAGQHGVATATVCALMNLDCTIFMGEIDIKRQAPNVARMKMLGAKVVAATSGSKTLKDATNEAIRYWIQHPETYYLIGSVVGPHPYPDMVARLQAVISEEMKLQLKEQTGSENPDTIIACVGGGSNAAGAFYHYLDDEAVELIAVEAAGLGVNSGQSAATSQLGEVGVIHGSKTILMQNEYGQIVEPYSISAGLDYPGVGPLHAYLHETKRAQFLNATDEEAMLAALELTKLEGIIPALESAHALAVLPKLNLRPDQVVVVNLSGRGDKDLEAYINYLDKD, encoded by the coding sequence ATGAAATCAAAATTTCAACCCAACGAGCACGGGTATTACGGACAATTTGGAGGAGCCTTTATCCCCGAGTTGCTGTACCCAAACGTTAAAGAATTGGAAGATAATTACCTAGATATCATCAACTCAGAAGAGTTTCAGTCAGCCTATAAATCCTTGCTTAAGGATTATGTAGGAAGACCGAGCCCTTTGTATTTAGCTCCGCGTTTGTCTGAAAAATACAAGGCCCATATCTATTTAAAAAGAGAAGATTTAAACCATACTGGTGCGCATAAAGTAAACAATACCATTGGTCAGATTCTGATTGCTAAAAAATTAGGAAAAACTAAAATTATTGCAGAAACAGGAGCGGGTCAACACGGTGTTGCAACGGCAACTGTTTGTGCTTTGATGAATTTAGACTGTACAATTTTTATGGGTGAGATAGACATCAAGCGTCAAGCGCCAAATGTAGCTCGTATGAAAATGCTCGGTGCAAAAGTGGTGGCAGCAACCAGTGGAAGTAAAACCCTAAAAGATGCAACCAATGAAGCAATTCGCTATTGGATTCAGCATCCAGAAACTTATTATTTAATTGGTTCTGTGGTTGGGCCTCATCCTTATCCAGATATGGTTGCTCGTTTGCAGGCGGTCATCTCAGAAGAAATGAAACTGCAATTAAAAGAGCAAACAGGATCAGAAAATCCAGATACCATTATTGCCTGTGTAGGTGGAGGGAGCAATGCTGCAGGTGCTTTTTATCATTATTTAGATGATGAAGCCGTAGAATTAATTGCCGTTGAAGCTGCGGGATTAGGTGTCAATTCTGGTCAGAGTGCTGCTACTTCACAGTTGGGAGAAGTGGGAGTTATTCATGGTTCTAAGACCATTTTAATGCAAAATGAATACGGACAAATTGTAGAGCCTTATTCTATTTCTGCAGGATTGGATTACCCAGGAGTTGGTCCTTTACATGCGTATTTGCACGAAACTAAAAGAGCTCAGTTTCTCAATGCTACCGATGAGGAAGCAATGCTTGCTGCGCTTGAGTTGACCAAACTAGAAGGGATTATTCCAGCACTAGAATCGGCTCATGCCTTAGCTGTTTTGCCCAAGTTAAACTTGCGTCCAGATCAGGTGGTCGTGGTTAATTTATCAGGAAGGGGAGACAAAGATTTAGAAGCCTATATTAATTACTTAGATAAAGATTAG
- a CDS encoding phosphoribosylanthranilate isomerase, with amino-acid sequence MKLKVCGMKYLENIQEVASLQPDYLGFIFYEKSKRYFDAAIPKLPKSIRKVGVFVNAQIDELLHKIQHYNLQAIQLHGDESVAYLQELKQQLAAKKLSLEIIKVFSVLETFDFDQLTAYEPLVDYFLFDTKGNERGGNGVQFDWSVLNQYNSLKPFFLSGGIGPADTMAIKNIIKTQLPIYAVDVNSKFELAAGLKNTKQLKAFKEQL; translated from the coding sequence ATGAAACTCAAAGTTTGCGGAATGAAATATCTAGAGAATATCCAAGAGGTTGCTAGCCTGCAACCTGATTATTTGGGTTTTATTTTCTATGAAAAAAGCAAAAGATATTTTGATGCTGCAATTCCAAAATTGCCTAAATCCATCCGCAAGGTAGGTGTATTTGTCAATGCGCAAATAGATGAGCTGCTCCATAAAATACAGCACTATAATTTGCAGGCAATCCAACTACACGGAGATGAGTCTGTTGCTTATTTACAAGAGTTAAAGCAGCAGTTAGCAGCTAAAAAGTTATCCCTAGAAATTATCAAAGTCTTTAGCGTATTAGAAACTTTTGATTTTGACCAACTAACGGCCTATGAGCCTTTGGTTGATTATTTTTTATTTGATACCAAAGGAAATGAACGCGGCGGAAACGGAGTTCAGTTTGATTGGTCTGTTCTAAACCAATACAACTCCTTAAAACCCTTTTTTTTAAGTGGAGGAATTGGACCGGCAGATACCATGGCCATTAAAAATATTATAAAAACGCAATTGCCTATCTATGCGGTTGATGTCAATAGCAAGTTTGAGTTAGCAGCGGGATTAAAAAACACAAAGCAGTTAAAAGCATTTAAAGAACAATTATGA
- the trpC gene encoding indole-3-glycerol phosphate synthase TrpC — translation MTILDKIIAFKKKEVAKIKAEVPVKKLVESPVFGRSTFSLKKSLLEVGSTGIIAEFKRQSPSKGIINDTATIEEVTNGYIEANVAAQSILTDTSFFGGTMADLMEARVINQYKPILRKDFIVDGFQIVESKAIGADVILLIAACLSKEQLKNYGKLATDLGLEVLYEVHNEEDLDKIELDNKIIGINNRNLKTFEVDLENSIKLASQIPDSCLKVSESGISDPRIISGLKEYGFQGFLIGENFMKTQNPGEACKEFISQIR, via the coding sequence ATGACCATTTTAGATAAAATAATCGCATTTAAAAAGAAAGAAGTCGCTAAGATTAAAGCAGAAGTACCTGTTAAAAAACTGGTAGAGAGCCCTGTTTTTGGACGAAGTACTTTTTCTTTAAAAAAATCATTACTAGAGGTTGGGTCTACAGGGATCATTGCCGAGTTTAAAAGACAGTCTCCATCCAAAGGAATTATCAATGACACAGCAACCATAGAAGAAGTAACCAATGGATATATTGAAGCAAATGTGGCGGCACAATCTATTTTAACAGACACTTCTTTTTTTGGAGGAACCATGGCAGATTTAATGGAAGCCAGAGTCATAAATCAATACAAGCCAATTTTGCGAAAAGATTTTATTGTGGATGGTTTTCAAATTGTGGAATCAAAAGCAATCGGTGCTGATGTTATCTTGTTAATAGCAGCCTGTCTAAGCAAAGAGCAACTAAAGAACTATGGAAAACTAGCTACAGATTTAGGGCTAGAGGTTCTGTATGAGGTTCACAATGAGGAGGACCTTGATAAAATAGAGTTGGACAATAAAATTATTGGAATCAACAATCGAAATTTAAAAACCTTCGAAGTCGATCTAGAAAATTCTATTAAACTAGCTAGTCAAATTCCTGATAGTTGTCTTAAGGTATCGGAAAGCGGAATTTCTGATCCAAGAATTATTTCGGGGCTTAAAGAATACGGTTTTCAAGGATTTTTAATTGGTGAGAATTTTATGAAGACACAAAACCCTGGTGAGGCTTGTAAAGAATTTATCAGTCAGATTCGATAA
- the trpD gene encoding anthranilate phosphoribosyltransferase has protein sequence MKAILNALYQHQKLTRAQAKEILINIANEQYNDAHLASFMTVFMMRPITVDELSGFRDALNQLAIHVDLSDFDTLDVVGTGGDGKDTFNISTLTSFILAGTGQKVAKHGNYSVSSQSGSSDMLAHFGYEFTNDESSLKRQLERANICFLHAPKFHPAMKAVGPTRKALALKTFFNMLGPLVNPCNPSYKFLGTYNLEVARLYHYILQEEPGRYSIVHALDGYDEISLTSSFKLFSKKGEQAIAPEDLGLQRVAQSAIFGGNSVAEAASIFETILEGKGTDAQNSVVLTNAAFALLTVDPNSSFEEGYQIAKESLMNGKAKESLMKLVN, from the coding sequence ATGAAAGCAATATTAAATGCATTGTATCAACATCAAAAACTAACCAGAGCCCAGGCTAAGGAGATTCTAATCAATATTGCAAACGAGCAGTACAATGATGCACACCTTGCCTCATTTATGACGGTTTTTATGATGCGTCCTATTACCGTTGATGAACTATCGGGTTTTAGAGATGCGCTTAATCAGCTAGCCATACATGTTGATCTATCAGATTTTGATACCTTAGATGTTGTGGGTACGGGAGGCGATGGAAAAGACACCTTTAACATCTCTACACTTACTTCTTTTATTTTGGCAGGAACTGGTCAAAAAGTAGCCAAACACGGAAACTATTCAGTGTCTTCACAATCTGGATCTTCTGATATGTTGGCGCATTTTGGTTATGAGTTTACAAACGATGAAAGCAGTTTAAAGAGACAGTTAGAGCGCGCAAATATTTGCTTTTTACACGCACCTAAGTTTCATCCAGCGATGAAAGCAGTTGGCCCAACCAGAAAAGCCTTGGCTTTAAAAACCTTTTTTAACATGCTAGGACCCTTGGTAAATCCTTGCAATCCAAGCTATAAATTTTTAGGAACTTACAATCTAGAAGTAGCCAGATTGTATCATTATATTTTACAAGAAGAGCCAGGGCGATACAGCATCGTTCACGCCTTGGATGGCTATGATGAAATTTCTTTAACAAGCAGCTTTAAATTGTTTAGTAAAAAAGGAGAACAAGCTATCGCTCCAGAAGATTTAGGTTTGCAAAGAGTTGCACAATCTGCTATTTTTGGAGGCAATTCTGTAGCAGAAGCTGCAAGTATATTTGAAACGATTCTAGAAGGTAAAGGAACGGATGCACAAAATTCTGTGGTGCTTACCAATGCTGCCTTTGCCTTGTTAACGGTAGATCCAAATTCAAGTTTTGAAGAAGGCTATCAAATAGCAAAAGAATCGCTGATGAACGGGAAAGCAAAAGAGAGTTTAATGAAATTAGTAAATTAA
- a CDS encoding anthranilate synthase component II has product MKILILDNYDSFTYNLVHMVETITGNYPSVYRNDEISIEEVGDFDLIMLSPGPGIPDEAGILKEVIKTYAGKKPIFGVCLGLQAITEVFGGQLFNLNDVFHGVATEMEVLDPSAVIFKGIPAKFDAARYHSWIASKENFPEELTITAIDEDGEIQAIQHKEYMISAVQFHPESILTEVGEQLVKNFIEAARS; this is encoded by the coding sequence ATGAAAATACTAATTTTAGACAATTACGATTCGTTTACCTATAATTTGGTGCATATGGTAGAGACCATTACAGGAAACTATCCTTCTGTTTATAGAAATGATGAAATTTCAATAGAAGAGGTCGGTGACTTTGATTTGATTATGCTCTCTCCAGGTCCTGGTATTCCAGATGAAGCGGGTATTTTAAAAGAAGTTATAAAAACCTATGCCGGCAAAAAGCCAATATTTGGGGTATGTCTAGGGCTTCAGGCAATTACGGAGGTCTTTGGAGGACAGCTTTTTAATTTAAACGATGTATTTCATGGCGTTGCAACAGAGATGGAAGTTCTTGATCCATCTGCAGTGATTTTTAAAGGAATTCCAGCAAAGTTTGATGCCGCAAGGTACCACTCGTGGATCGCATCCAAAGAAAATTTTCCAGAAGAATTAACCATCACCGCTATTGATGAAGACGGAGAGATCCAAGCTATTCAACACAAAGAATATATGATTAGTGCGGTACAGTTTCATCCAGAGTCCATCCTAACAGAAGTTGGAGAGCAACTAGTTAAAAACTTTATAGAAGCCGCAAGATCATGA